From a single Hypanus sabinus isolate sHypSab1 chromosome 7, sHypSab1.hap1, whole genome shotgun sequence genomic region:
- the LOC132396817 gene encoding actin-like protein 7B, which produces MVTKPAERTPTKAGTPLPAPGAQKLTPRLSKNVKSMEVKPGRVLKEIRSVVIDLGTGYCKAGYAGQPRPSVVLSSVVGRPVQMSAKTGDNRQENFVGEELTTSVPKLKVVNPVKRGIVVDWDGVEAIWAYIFHKAMKIPPEDHAVMVVDTPLSPATNREKMAEILFETFSIPAMHVAHQSVLSLYSYGRTTGLVVECGHGVTHAVPVHEGYNMPYETRRAEYGGADLNDYLLRMLNEAGTRFTEKELHIVEDIKKKCCRTAVNFEEELNQDANENVLEYELPDGHVITVGKERSRCPEALFNPSIMGSKEPGIHALAMHSLDLCDSKLQCDMYSNIFLCGGSTMFEGFADRLQKEMSKMEKGVNPTVHRNPDRKYSVWVGGSIMSSLKSFQQLWVRKREYEERGPFAIYRKCF; this is translated from the coding sequence ATGGTGACCAAACCAGCAGAGCGCACGCCCACGAAGGCGGGCACACCGCTGCCAGCCCCCGGAGCCCAGAAATTGACCCCCAGGCTGTCCAAGAACGTCAAGTCGATGGAAGTGAAGCCTGGGAGGGTGCTGAAGGAGATCAGGTCGGTGGTGATTGACCTGGGCACGGGCTACTGTAAGGCGGGCTACGCCGGGCAGCCCAGACCCTCGGTGGTGCTCTCTTCGGTGGTGGGCAGACCGGTGCAGATGAGCGCAAAGACGGGCGATAACCGCCAGGAGAACTTTGTAGGCGAAGAGTTGACCACGTCAGTGCCCAAGCTGAAGGTAGTCAATCCCGTGAAGCGCGGTATCGTGGTGGACTGGGACGGGGTGGAGGCCATCTGGGCGTACATCTTCCACAAGGCTATGAAGATCCCGCCCGAGGATCACGCCGTAATGGTGGTCGACACTCCCCTCAGCCCCGCCACCAACAGGGAGAAGATGGCCGAGATCCTCTTCGAGACCTTCAGCATCCCGGCCATGCACGTCGCCCACCAGTCAGTCCTCTCCCTGTATTCCTATGGTCGCACCACCGGCCTGGTGGTGGAGTGCGGCCACGGTGTCACCCACGCGGTGCCCGTCCACGAAGGCTACAACATGCCGTATGAAACGCGCAGGGCTGAGTACGGCGGCGCCGACCTTAACGACTACCTGCTCAGAATGCTTAACGAGGCGGGCACCAGGTTCACCGAGAAGGAGTTGCACATTGTGGAGGACATCAAGAAGAAATGTTGCCGCACTGCCGTCAACTTCGAGGAGGAATTAAACCAGGACGCCAACGAGAACGTACTGGAGTACGAGCTCCCAGACGGCCACGTTATCACCGTCGGAAAGGAGAGATCCCGGTGCCCTGAGGCCCTCTTCAACCCTTCGATAATGGGCTCCAAGGAGCCCGGCATTCACGCCCTGGCCATGCACAGCTTAGACCTGTGCGACAGCAAACTCCAGTGCGACATGTACAGCAACATCTTCCTGTGCGGCGGCTCCACGATGTTCGAGGGCTTCGCCGACCGCCTGCAGAAGGAGATGAGCAAAATGGAGAAAGGCGTGAACCCCACCGTGCATCGCAACCCCGATAGGAAGTACTCGGTCTGGGTTGGAGGCTCCATTATGTCTTCCCTCAAGAGCTTCCAGCAACTCTGGGTGCGCAAGAGAGAATACGAAGAGAGGGGTCCATTCGCCATTTACCGCAAATGCTTCTGA
- the LOC132396824 gene encoding actin-3-like, with the protein MEESKLHIKKFPVSVGVLRRKYPSSTSQTVKSQPSNISAENQPARTIREVREIRALMIDLGTGYIKAGLAGRCKPAVTVSSIVGRPMQRSVKTGDNRKESFVGRELTAPAELRLSNPLYHGVVVDWDGAETVLDYVLAKELKAKPEDHAVMVADPPLSPITNREKMAELLFETFGFPALHIARQSVLSIYAYGCTSGLVVDCGHGYSSVVPIHEGYIIPHIATTVNYAGNDLTKYLMNLLNQNGHMLSTNDYQTVEYIKHKYCCTAADFETELCEEPRESSVQYQLPDGKVITIDKEKIKCPEALFNPAFMGSSEPGLHTIALNVINKCDSSILEEMSRNILLCGGSSMFPGFPVRFRKELRKLAQDMNLQVRAIPIRRYSVWFGGSILSCLKIFQQLWISKKDYDEHGPIAVYHKYF; encoded by the coding sequence ATGGAAGAATCCAAGTTGCACATTAAGAAGTTTCCCGTGTCGGTGGGCGTTCTGCGCAGGAAATACCCCTCCTCCACGAGTCAAACGGTGAAATCCCAGCCGTCCAACATTTCAGCAGAGAACCAGCCAGCCCGCACGATCAGAGAAGTAAGGGAGATTCGGGCACTAATGATTGACTTGGGAACGGGCTACATTAAGGCCGGCCTCGCTGGCCGGTGCAAGCCAGCGGTTACCGTCTCGTCCATTGTGGGCAGACCAATGCAGCGCAGCGTCAAGACCGGAGACAACCGTAAGGAGAGCTTCGTGGGCAGAGAGCTGACGGCTCCCGCCGAGCTTCGGCTGAGCAATCCGCTCTACCACGGCGTGGTGGTAGACTGGGACGGTGCGGAGACCGTATTGGACTACGTGCTGGCGAAGGAACTGAAGGCGAAACCAGAGGACCATGCCGTGATGGTGGCCGACCCGCCACTCAGTCCGATAACGAACAGGGAGAAGATGGCCGAGCTCCTCTTTGAGACATTTGGGTTTCCGGCCTTGCACATCGCTAGGCAGTCTGTGCTCTCCATCTACGCTTACGGTTGCACCTCGGGGCTGGTGGTGGACTGCGGCCACGGATACTCCAGCGTGGTGCCCATTCACGAAGGCTACATCATCCCCCACATCGCCACCACCGTAAACTACGCTGGCAACGACCTAACCAAGTACCTGATGAATCTCCTCAATCAGAACGGTCACATGTTGAGCACCAACGACTACCAAACAGTGGAGTATATCAAACATAAATATTGCTGCACTGCCGCTGATTTCGAGACGGAGCTTTGTGAGGAACCCAGGGAATCTTCAGTGCAGTATCAACTTCCTGACGGCAAAGTGATCACTATAGACAAAGAGAAGATCAAGTGCCCCGAGGCCCTCTTTAATCCAGCCTTCATGGGTTCCAGTGAGCCTGGACTCCACACCATAGCTTTGAATGTCATCAACAAGTGTGACAGCTCAATCCTGGAAGAGATGTCCAGGAACATCTTACTCTGTGGTGGGTCCAGCATGTTCCCTGGCTTTCCTGTCCGTTTCCGGAAGGAGTTGAGGAAACTGGCGCAGGATATGAACCTGCAGGTCCGGGCAATTCCCATAAGGAGATACTCTGTTTGGTTTGGAGGATCGATCTTAAGTTGCCTCAAAATCTTCCAACAATTATGGATCAGCAAGAAAGATTATGATGAACATGGACCAATTGCAGTATATCATAAATATTTCTAA